A single genomic interval of Bacillus sp. es.036 harbors:
- the spoIIIJ gene encoding YidC family membrane integrase SpoIIIJ, giving the protein MRKKLTLAFLLIGLVAVLSGCNINEPVNAESTGFWTEYIVYPLSMTLTFFADLTGEGNYGLSIIIVTILIRLLLLPLMIKQTRSSKAMQELQPEMQKLKEKYSSKDQKTQQQLQQETMQLFQQNGVNPLAGCLPILVQMPILLGFYHAIMRTQAIETHTFLWFSLGEPDIILALTAGITTFIQQKIMMGSGGTVQPQMKMLLYVMPIMIIVFAINFPAALALYWVVGNIFMIAQTYFITKPTIKTADTNTGGAKK; this is encoded by the coding sequence GTGAGGAAAAAACTAACCCTCGCATTTCTATTAATTGGTCTCGTTGCGGTCCTTTCAGGCTGTAACATTAACGAGCCAGTTAACGCAGAAAGCACAGGATTTTGGACGGAATATATCGTTTATCCACTATCCATGACCTTAACGTTTTTCGCCGATTTAACAGGTGAAGGAAATTACGGTCTCTCAATTATTATTGTAACGATCTTAATTCGACTTCTCTTGCTTCCATTAATGATCAAACAAACGAGAAGTTCAAAAGCGATGCAGGAACTGCAGCCAGAAATGCAAAAGCTAAAAGAGAAATATAGCAGTAAAGACCAGAAAACGCAGCAGCAGCTTCAACAAGAAACGATGCAGCTATTCCAACAGAATGGGGTTAACCCGCTTGCGGGTTGTTTACCAATCTTAGTACAAATGCCGATTCTATTAGGTTTTTATCACGCGATTATGCGTACACAAGCAATTGAAACGCATACTTTCCTCTGGTTTAGCCTTGGAGAGCCAGATATCATCCTGGCACTCACTGCAGGTATAACGACATTCATTCAACAAAAAATCATGATGGGTAGCGGCGGAACGGTGCAGCCTCAAATGAAAATGCTCCTATACGTTATGCCGATTATGATTATTGTTTTTGCAATTAACTTCCCTGCAGCACTTGCATTATACTGGGTTGTAGGTAACATCTTTATGATTGCGCAAACTTACTTTATTACGAAACCTACCATTAAAACCGCTGATACGAATACGGGGGGAGCGAAGAAGTGA
- the yidD gene encoding membrane protein insertion efficiency factor YidD, which translates to MKKLAMMLIRVYQKFISPLTPPSCRFYPSCSHYSFESFQKHGFIKGSWLTVKRISKCHPFHPGGFDPVPDKKK; encoded by the coding sequence ATGAAAAAGCTGGCTATGATGCTAATTCGCGTCTACCAGAAATTCATTTCTCCATTAACTCCTCCTTCCTGTCGTTTCTACCCTTCTTGTTCTCATTACAGTTTCGAATCCTTTCAGAAGCATGGGTTTATAAAAGGATCCTGGTTGACGGTGAAAAGAATTTCGAAATGCCATCCATTTCATCCTGGCGGCTTTGACCCCGTTCCAGATAAGAAGAAATAA
- the jag gene encoding RNA-binding cell elongation regulator Jag/EloR, with translation MRSVTVTGKTIEEAIKDALNQIGTVQENVDVEVLDEPKKGFLGFGGKPARIKVSEKPDIMEQTRAFLEKVIRNMGVEASIEGRREDRDLFFTLSGEKIAIVIGKRGQTLNSLQYLTNLAANRFSDRFVRVVLDAENYRERREDTLKKLADRLADKAMVTKKDIQLEPMPSLERKVIHLYLKDKKGITTHSDGKDPHRRVVIVPRNK, from the coding sequence GTGAGAAGCGTTACGGTAACGGGGAAAACGATTGAAGAAGCCATTAAAGATGCGCTGAATCAAATCGGGACTGTTCAAGAGAATGTTGATGTTGAAGTGTTAGACGAGCCTAAAAAAGGATTTTTAGGCTTTGGAGGAAAGCCCGCCCGCATTAAAGTTAGCGAGAAACCTGACATCATGGAGCAAACAAGGGCTTTTTTAGAAAAAGTCATCCGCAACATGGGAGTTGAAGCCAGTATAGAAGGTAGAAGAGAAGATCGCGATCTTTTCTTTACGCTATCTGGTGAAAAAATTGCGATTGTGATAGGGAAACGTGGCCAAACTCTTAATTCTCTACAATATTTAACAAATCTTGCCGCAAATCGATTTTCTGACCGATTTGTCCGGGTGGTTCTCGATGCTGAGAACTACCGTGAAAGACGTGAAGATACGCTAAAGAAACTGGCGGATCGTCTTGCAGACAAAGCGATGGTTACGAAAAAGGATATACAGCTAGAACCGATGCCGTCGCTTGAACGAAAAGTGATTCATCTTTATCTTAAAGATAAAAAAGGGATTACAACTCACTCAGATGGAAAAGATCCGCACCGCCGTGTGGTCATTGTTCCACGTAATAAGTAA